The proteins below come from a single Caulobacter flavus genomic window:
- a CDS encoding LysR substrate-binding domain-containing protein has protein sequence MRLPPFGSLIALEAAYRHRGYSRAADELHVTHGAVSQQIRKLEEELGATLFRREGNDMVPTPVARRLAEHVAEALSILKAGVEGARQTQKGPLVVSATAAFASRWLVTRLARLAADTGEPDLQLRIEDRKADLRSDGVDIALRFGRGPWEGLESIPLLGERLFPVCSPGFLAAHPMSGPADLLTVPLLRHTGVHWAVWFRGMGLEPPQMITGIAFDDTSVMLDAAAQGIGVALARQGLSERDLRDGRLVRPFAGEVEVETGHHVVWRADAPRLARILKVRDWLLAEVGREAG, from the coding sequence GTGCGATTGCCGCCCTTCGGTTCCCTGATCGCCCTGGAGGCGGCCTATCGCCATCGCGGCTACAGCCGGGCGGCCGACGAGCTGCACGTCACCCACGGCGCGGTCAGCCAGCAGATCCGCAAGCTGGAGGAGGAGCTGGGCGCGACCCTGTTCCGGCGCGAGGGCAACGACATGGTCCCCACGCCCGTCGCCCGGCGGCTGGCCGAACACGTGGCCGAGGCGCTGTCGATCCTCAAGGCCGGGGTCGAGGGCGCCCGCCAGACCCAGAAGGGACCGCTGGTGGTCAGCGCCACCGCCGCCTTCGCCAGCCGCTGGCTGGTGACGCGACTGGCCCGCCTGGCCGCCGACACAGGCGAGCCCGACCTGCAGCTGCGCATCGAGGACCGCAAGGCCGACCTGCGCTCCGACGGCGTCGATATCGCCCTGCGCTTCGGGCGCGGGCCGTGGGAGGGGCTGGAGTCGATCCCGCTGCTGGGCGAGCGATTGTTCCCGGTCTGCTCGCCGGGCTTTCTGGCGGCGCACCCGATGAGCGGTCCGGCCGACCTCCTGACCGTGCCGCTGCTGCGCCACACCGGCGTGCACTGGGCCGTCTGGTTCCGGGGCATGGGGCTGGAGCCGCCGCAGATGATCACCGGCATCGCCTTCGACGACACCTCGGTAATGCTTGACGCGGCCGCGCAGGGGATCGGCGTGGCCCTGGCGCGCCAGGGCCTGTCCGAGCGCGATCTGCGCGACGGCCGGCTGGTGCGGCCCTTCGCCGGCGAGGTCGAGGTCGAGACCGGCCACCATGTCGTCTGGCGCGCCGACGCGCCCCGCCTGGCGCGGATCCTCAAGGTGCGCGACTGGCTGCTGGCGGAAGTGGGGCGGGAGGCGGGTTAG